CGCCAGTCGAGGTCGTCGAGGCGCACGCGTCCCCAGAGGTTGGCGCGGCTCGCCGTGCCGATGACGCGCACCGGGCTCTCGTCGTCGCCGAGCGCCTCCTGCGTGTCCTCGAGGCGGGGGAGGAGCAGGCGCGTGAGGAGGAACGGCGCGAGCACGTTGCGCTGGAACGTGGTCTCGTGGCCGTCGACCGTGGTGGCGCGTCGCGGCACGAGGCTGCCCGCGTTCAGGGCGAGCACGTGGATCCGCGGGCACGTCTCGAGGAGCGTCGCCGCGAGGCCGCGCACCTCGTCGAGCCGGTCCATGTCGGCGAGCACGTACCGGGATCCCAGCTCCGCTGCGGTGCCGCGCGTGCGCTCCGGGTCGCGGCCGACCACGACCACGTCGGCGCCGCAGTCGTGCAGCTCCCGGGCGGCGACGCGGCCGATGCCCGAGCTCGCGCCCGTGATGACGACGGTGCGGCCGTCGAGCGGGCCGGTCACCGGTAGCCGCCCTTCTCGAG
This is a stretch of genomic DNA from Clavibacter zhangzhiyongii. It encodes these proteins:
- a CDS encoding SDR family NAD(P)-dependent oxidoreductase; protein product: MTGPLDGRTVVITGASSGIGRVAARELHDCGADVVVVGRDPERTRGTAAELGSRYVLADMDRLDEVRGLAATLLETCPRIHVLALNAGSLVPRRATTVDGHETTFQRNVLAPFLLTRLLLPRLEDTQEALGDDESPVRVIGTASRANLWGRVRLDDLDWRKRPWLGGWQAYGTSKAMMILMMRTLAERVGPRGIEACSFHPGLVRTSFGSDSTVMRALLALSMGAYGISAEAGAVPLVQLASMPDLAAPNGTYFDQLTPDGKTTAQAADRQLGRDLWAALELAVGLDGPARP